The proteins below come from a single Balaenoptera musculus isolate JJ_BM4_2016_0621 chromosome 1, mBalMus1.pri.v3, whole genome shotgun sequence genomic window:
- the LOC118892824 gene encoding tubulin alpha-1B chain-like — protein sequence MPSDKTTGGGDDSFNTFFSETGAGKHVPRAVFVDLKPMVIDEVRTGTCRQLFHPEQLITGKEDAASNYARGHYTIGQEIIDLIFRIRKLADQCTGLQGFLVFHSFGGGTGSGFTSLLMERLSVDYGKKSKLEFSIYPALQVSTAVVEPYNSILTTHTTLEHSDCAFMVDNEAIYDICRRNLDTERPTYTNLNRLISQMVSSITASLRFDGALNVDLTEFQTNQVPYPCIHFPLATYAPVISAERAYHEQLSVAEITSVCFEPANQMVKCNPHHGKYMACCLLYRGDMVPKDVNAAIATIKTKYSIQFVDWCTTGFKVGINYQPPTVVPGRDLAKVQRAVCMLSNTTAIAEAWARLDHKFDLMYAKRAFVHWYVGEGVEEGEFSEAREDMAALEKDYEEVGVGAVEGEGEEEGEEY from the coding sequence ATGCCAAGTGACAAGACTACTGGGGGAGGAGATGACTCCTTCAACACCTTCTTCAGTGAGACAGGCGCTGGCAAGCATGTGCCCAGGGCAGTGTTTGTAGACCTGAAACCCATGGTCATTGATGAAGTTCGCACTGGCACCTGCCGCCAGCTCTTCCACCCTGAGCAGCTCATCACAGGCAAGGAAGATGCTGCCAGTAACTATGCCCGAGGTCACTACACCATTGGCCAGGAGATCATTGACCTCATCTTCCGAATTCGGAAACTGGCTGACCAGTGCACAGGTCTTCAGGGCTTCTTGGTTTTCCACAGCTTTGGTGGGGGAACTGGTTCTGGGTTCACCTCCCTGCTGATGGAACGTCTCTCTGTCGATTATGGCAAGAAGTCCAAACTGGAGTTCTCCATTTACCCAGCCCTCCAGGTTTCCACAGCTGTAGTTGAGCCCTATAACTCCATCCTCACCACCCACACCACCCTGGAGCACTCTGACTGTGCCTTCATGGTAGACAATGAGGCCATCTATGACATCTGTCGTAGAAACCTCGATACTGAGCGCCCAACCTACACGAATCTTAACCGCCTTATTAGCCAGATGGTGTCCTCCATCACTGCTTCCCTGAGATTTGATGGAGCCCTGAATGTTGATCTGACAGAATTCCAGACCAACCAGGTGCCCTATCCCTGCATCCACTTCCCTCTGGCCACATATGCCCCTGTCATCTCTGCTGAGAGAGCCTACCATGAACAGCTTTCTGTAGCAGAGATCACCAGTGTTTGCTTTGAACCAGCCAACCAGATGGTGAAATGCAACCCTCACCATGGTAAATACATGGCTTGCTGCCTGTTGTACCGTGGTGACATGGTTCCCAAAGATGTCAATGCTGCCATTGCCACAATCAAGACCAAGTACAGCATCCAGTTTGTGGACTGGTGCACCACTGGCTTCAAAGTTGGCATTAATTACCAGCCTCCCACTGTGGTACCTGGTAGAGACCTGGCCAAAGTACAGCGAGCTGTGTGCATGCTGAGCAACACCACAGCCATCGCTGAGGCCTGGGCTCGCCTGGACCACAAGTTTGACCTGATGTATGCCAAGCGTGCCTTTGTTCACTGGTATGTGGGTGAGGGCGTGGAAGAAGGAGAGTTTTCTGAGGCCCGTGAGGATATGGCTGCCCTTGAGAAGGATTATGAGGAGGTTGGTGTGGGTGCTgttgagggagagggagaggaagaaggagaagagtaCTAA